A single genomic interval of Noviherbaspirillum saxi harbors:
- a CDS encoding M20/M25/M40 family metallo-hydrolase, whose amino-acid sequence MPLLLSHAVPGRSQAAGADTRLLEAAEREQAAVIASLKDMVHIESPSMDARGLARMADYTEKRLRELGAAVERRKGTQGPAEIVIGRFSGTGSKRIMLLAHLDTVYPVGTLQSQPYRIEANRIYGPGIADDKGGVALILHALKILKEMGWRDHAGLTVVFNADEETGSLGSGELIAAMAAEHDYVFSCEPAPDQPDGVLLSASGTGTVVMQVQGRASHAGAMPEKGRNALVELAHQILQTEDVAASVPGTQLNWTIARAGLVRNQIPERAYVTGDLRLMNPDGFDHIESALKERVRNRHIPDTETSIAIERGRPPFVATPAGHELARKAQAIYAEIDRPLMLIPGTGGATDAGFAARSGKAVVLESFGLAGFGYHARDEYIAVDSIVPRLYLMTRILREVAKP is encoded by the coding sequence ATGCCGCTGCTGCTTTCCCATGCCGTCCCGGGCCGGAGCCAGGCCGCCGGTGCCGATACCCGTTTGCTGGAAGCGGCCGAGCGCGAGCAAGCCGCGGTGATCGCCAGCCTCAAGGACATGGTGCATATCGAGTCGCCCAGTATGGATGCGCGCGGGCTTGCAAGGATGGCTGACTATACCGAGAAGCGTTTGCGTGAACTCGGCGCGGCGGTGGAGCGGCGAAAGGGCACGCAAGGTCCGGCTGAGATCGTCATCGGACGATTCAGCGGTACCGGCAGCAAGCGCATCATGCTTCTCGCCCACCTGGATACCGTGTATCCGGTCGGCACCTTGCAGTCGCAACCTTACCGGATCGAGGCCAACCGTATCTATGGGCCGGGCATTGCGGATGATAAGGGCGGCGTTGCATTGATATTGCATGCGCTGAAGATCCTCAAAGAGATGGGGTGGCGCGACCATGCCGGATTGACCGTTGTGTTCAATGCCGACGAAGAGACCGGTTCGCTCGGCTCCGGCGAGCTGATCGCCGCCATGGCCGCGGAACACGACTACGTGTTTTCCTGCGAGCCGGCACCGGACCAGCCCGATGGTGTGCTGCTGAGCGCGAGCGGTACCGGCACCGTCGTGATGCAGGTACAAGGGCGCGCCTCCCATGCAGGCGCCATGCCTGAAAAAGGTCGTAATGCCCTGGTTGAACTGGCCCATCAAATCCTGCAGACCGAAGACGTGGCCGCCTCGGTGCCCGGTACCCAGCTCAACTGGACCATTGCCCGGGCCGGTCTGGTGCGCAATCAGATTCCCGAACGTGCCTATGTGACCGGAGACCTGCGCCTGATGAATCCGGATGGCTTTGACCACATCGAGTCCGCGCTCAAGGAGCGCGTCAGGAACAGGCATATCCCCGATACGGAAACCAGCATAGCGATCGAACGCGGTCGTCCTCCGTTTGTTGCGACACCTGCCGGCCACGAACTGGCGCGAAAGGCGCAAGCCATCTATGCGGAGATCGACAGGCCGCTGATGCTGATTCCCGGTACGGGCGGGGCTACCGATGCCGGTTTCGCCGCACGCTCGGGCAAGGCCGTGGTGCTGGAAAGTTTCGGTCTTGCCGGCTTCGGCTACCATGCGCGCGATGAGTATATTGCGGTGGATTCGATCGTGCCCAGGCTGTATCTGATGACGCGCATTTTGCGCGAAGTGGCAAAACCATAA
- a CDS encoding Lrp/AsnC family transcriptional regulator gives MKSSQVGLDDVDLRIVALLQEEGRMSNARLAERLHLSETPVWRRLRRLEDEGYITGYEARTDRRKLGFGLVAFVQINFANHTGEQPAQFEAAIQSIPEVLSCHNVSGEADYFLQVVTRDLDAYGEFVTHVLRKLPGVTSIRSSLAMREIKATSRLPLR, from the coding sequence ATGAAATCGTCTCAAGTAGGGTTGGATGATGTCGACCTTCGCATAGTCGCCTTGCTGCAGGAAGAAGGACGCATGTCCAATGCGCGGCTGGCGGAGCGCCTGCACCTATCGGAAACACCGGTGTGGCGGCGCTTGCGGCGGCTGGAAGATGAGGGCTATATCACAGGCTATGAGGCGCGTACCGATCGACGCAAACTGGGTTTTGGATTGGTTGCTTTTGTGCAAATCAATTTCGCAAACCACACCGGCGAGCAGCCGGCGCAGTTTGAAGCAGCGATACAGTCGATTCCGGAAGTGCTGTCCTGCCATAACGTCAGCGGCGAAGCCGACTATTTCCTGCAGGTGGTGACGCGCGATCTCGATGCCTATGGCGAATTCGTCACGCATGTGCTGCGCAAACTGCCAGGCGTCACATCGATCCGCTCCAGCCTTGCCATGCGTGAAATCAAGGCGACTTCCCGGTTACCGTTGCGCTGA
- a CDS encoding SGNH/GDSL hydrolase family protein yields the protein MKRLFIALFSCAAALTAAASHSQPVTPDSGLSTTVAAIDPKWASSFAAFEQADKEKAPPPGGVLFVGSSSIRLWDGLETQFEAMPVVVKRGFGGSRMEDCKNYLGRLVVPYKPRLVIVYAGDNDLAEGRTPEQVMQSFSEFVKGVHTALPDTKIAYMSIKPSPARRGLLDKVRATNTLIENYIASSSNIRYIDIFTPMLDANGNPRTELFREDALHLNTTGYALWKSVISAQMTK from the coding sequence GTGAAACGACTCTTTATTGCCTTGTTTTCCTGTGCGGCCGCGCTGACAGCCGCTGCTTCCCATAGCCAGCCTGTCACCCCTGACTCTGGCTTATCCACCACCGTGGCGGCAATCGATCCGAAATGGGCATCGAGTTTTGCCGCATTCGAACAAGCCGACAAGGAAAAGGCGCCGCCGCCCGGAGGCGTGCTGTTTGTCGGCAGTTCGTCGATACGTTTGTGGGATGGATTGGAAACGCAATTCGAGGCAATGCCTGTAGTCGTCAAGCGCGGCTTTGGCGGATCGCGCATGGAAGACTGCAAGAACTATCTCGGCCGCCTGGTGGTTCCCTACAAGCCGCGTCTGGTCATCGTTTATGCAGGTGACAACGATCTTGCCGAAGGACGCACGCCGGAACAGGTGATGCAAAGCTTCAGCGAATTCGTAAAGGGCGTGCATACTGCATTGCCTGACACCAAGATCGCCTATATGTCGATCAAGCCAAGCCCGGCACGCCGGGGATTGCTGGACAAGGTCCGCGCCACCAATACCCTGATCGAGAATTACATTGCTTCCAGCAGCAACATCCGCTACATCGATATCTTCACACCGATGCTGGATGCCAACGGCAATCCGCGCACGGAATTATTCCGGGAGGATGCGCTTCATTTGAACACCACCGGCTATGCGCTCTGGAAATCGGTGATATCGGCCCAGATGACGAAGTAA
- a CDS encoding DUF2272 domain-containing protein gives MNLSKLPGVIFLALSLSIATVSAATNCRSAAPNIAAGSRLAELADRELREFNGHRIGDDGHILKFGSIESENELLHDVETGVPSGNVSGRFAWRRVWEYWIALGKHVDGEPLHRKLVFVPGLLGNANSSARAREVELSTLLVGIGGDGDADIALREAAVRAALNDSPWSAAFIAYVMNQAGLRREQFQYSATHSDYIKAAFHASDTYAYRACDPVATMPRVGDLLCYSRGNKPLKTYSAWEAAVQDQNFISASHCEVVVDVDVGALKIETIGGNVLQSVARRKLRLNERGVLSRNHSPDAFPPADDNNCLIGKACKRQNFNRQYWSVLLQLK, from the coding sequence ATGAATTTATCCAAGCTACCCGGTGTTATTTTTCTGGCCCTGTCGCTTTCGATCGCGACCGTGTCCGCCGCGACGAATTGCCGCAGCGCTGCACCGAACATCGCCGCAGGATCCAGACTCGCGGAACTCGCCGACCGCGAGCTCCGCGAATTTAATGGTCATCGCATCGGTGATGATGGCCATATTCTGAAGTTCGGTTCAATCGAATCAGAAAACGAATTGCTGCATGATGTCGAGACAGGCGTGCCGTCCGGCAACGTATCCGGCCGCTTCGCATGGCGCAGGGTATGGGAATATTGGATTGCTCTCGGAAAACACGTCGACGGCGAACCTTTGCACCGCAAGCTGGTCTTCGTACCCGGCTTGCTAGGCAACGCCAACAGCAGTGCGCGGGCGAGAGAGGTGGAACTGTCGACGCTCCTCGTCGGCATCGGTGGTGATGGCGATGCTGACATCGCGCTGCGGGAAGCGGCCGTGCGCGCGGCATTGAACGATTCGCCCTGGTCGGCCGCATTCATCGCCTATGTCATGAATCAGGCCGGCTTGCGCAGAGAGCAGTTTCAGTACTCCGCCACGCACTCCGACTATATCAAGGCGGCGTTTCATGCATCGGACACGTATGCATATCGCGCTTGCGATCCTGTCGCCACCATGCCGCGGGTCGGCGATCTGCTTTGCTATTCGCGCGGGAACAAGCCTTTGAAAACATATTCGGCCTGGGAAGCGGCCGTGCAGGACCAAAATTTCATCAGTGCCTCGCATTGCGAAGTGGTGGTTGACGTGGACGTTGGCGCATTGAAGATCGAAACGATAGGCGGCAACGTACTGCAGTCGGTTGCGCGGCGAAAGCTGAGATTGAACGAACGCGGCGTGTTGTCGCGCAATCATTCGCCCGATGCTTTTCCGCCGGCCGATGACAACAACTGCCTTATCGGAAAGGCATGCAAAAGACAAAACTTCAACCGGCAATACTGGAGCGTGCTGCTGCAGCTGAAATAA
- a CDS encoding Crp/Fnr family transcriptional regulator produces MFTTSTTSDQFAVSRSAPLASTGARQTKLWSSLSEVCQLMQVPVSHADDTVRFQHVQFRAGQRIYTIGQPFDMLYVVYSGFLKTVAIDESGNELVLGFPMKGDMFGIDGIHGKAYTSEVVALSTCDVILIPFKTLLTIGKASPDVEQAMWGAMGRELIREQRMISSIGSLGAEARVARFLMSLSDRFAEIGFSSKQFNLRMTRQEIGSYLGLTLETVSRTLSAFNALGLISVEQKTVTIHEPDSLKTLRRLPPSKHAARSAAKLAA; encoded by the coding sequence ATGTTCACGACCTCAACCACTTCCGACCAGTTTGCCGTTTCCCGTTCCGCCCCATTGGCATCGACTGGCGCACGCCAGACCAAACTCTGGTCTTCGCTCAGCGAAGTGTGCCAATTGATGCAAGTGCCAGTCTCGCATGCAGATGATACGGTGCGATTCCAGCATGTGCAGTTCCGCGCCGGACAACGCATTTATACAATCGGCCAGCCATTCGACATGCTATACGTCGTCTATTCCGGGTTCTTGAAAACCGTTGCGATCGATGAATCCGGCAACGAGCTGGTGCTGGGATTTCCGATGAAAGGCGACATGTTCGGCATCGACGGCATTCACGGCAAAGCGTATACCTCCGAAGTCGTGGCCTTGTCGACCTGCGATGTGATTCTCATCCCCTTCAAGACCTTGCTAACCATCGGGAAAGCCTCGCCCGACGTCGAGCAGGCAATGTGGGGAGCGATGGGAAGAGAACTGATCCGCGAACAACGCATGATCAGTTCCATCGGTTCGCTGGGCGCAGAAGCGCGTGTCGCTCGTTTCTTGATGTCGCTGTCGGATCGCTTTGCCGAAATCGGCTTTTCCAGCAAGCAATTCAACTTGCGGATGACACGCCAGGAAATCGGCAGCTATCTGGGCCTGACGCTTGAAACCGTTAGCCGCACGCTGTCGGCATTCAATGCGCTGGGCCTGATTTCTGTCGAGCAAAAGACAGTGACCATTCATGAACCGGACTCGCTGAAGACCCTGCGGCGCTTGCCGCCTTCCAAGCATGCGGCGCGCAGTGCTGCCAAACTTGCGGCCTGA
- the asd gene encoding archaetidylserine decarboxylase (Phosphatidylserine decarboxylase is synthesized as a single chain precursor. Generation of the pyruvoyl active site from a Ser is coupled to cleavage of a Gly-Ser bond between the larger (beta) and smaller (alpha chains). It is an integral membrane protein.), with amino-acid sequence MPNRRAVLHQYLLPKQALTVLAGKIAGAQAGVFTTALIRAFVRFYGVNMQEAVNPDIASYKSFNEFFTRPLREGARPFAAADFLCPVDGAVSQFGRIDKDRIFQAKGHDYSTLELVGGDTKLAAAFEDGDFATIYLSPKDYHRIHMPCDGRLTRMIYVPGDLFSVNPTTVRNVPNLFARNERVVCVFEGKDGPFVIVLVGATIVGSMATAWHGIVNPPRTPNVREWRYDDQTIAIARGREMGRFLLGSTVVLLFPKNMVDFNREWRPERLVQLCEAMGTRRA; translated from the coding sequence GTGCCAAATCGTCGAGCAGTCTTGCATCAATATCTGTTACCGAAACAGGCGCTCACCGTGCTTGCCGGAAAAATCGCCGGCGCACAGGCGGGCGTGTTCACTACCGCGCTGATCCGCGCCTTCGTCCGCTTTTACGGCGTCAACATGCAGGAAGCGGTCAATCCGGACATCGCCAGTTACAAAAGCTTCAATGAATTCTTTACCCGCCCGTTGCGCGAAGGCGCGCGCCCGTTTGCCGCTGCCGATTTCCTGTGCCCGGTCGACGGCGCAGTGAGCCAGTTCGGCAGGATCGACAAGGATCGAATATTTCAGGCGAAAGGCCACGACTATTCGACGCTGGAGTTGGTGGGCGGGGACACGAAGCTGGCAGCGGCTTTCGAAGACGGCGATTTCGCCACCATCTACCTTAGTCCCAAGGATTACCATCGCATCCATATGCCATGTGACGGCCGCCTGACCCGCATGATTTATGTACCGGGCGACCTGTTCTCGGTCAATCCGACCACGGTGCGCAATGTGCCCAATCTGTTCGCGCGCAACGAGCGCGTGGTCTGCGTGTTTGAGGGCAAGGACGGTCCTTTCGTCATAGTGCTGGTGGGTGCGACCATCGTCGGTAGCATGGCAACCGCGTGGCACGGTATCGTCAATCCGCCGCGTACGCCGAACGTGCGCGAATGGCGCTACGACGATCAGACGATCGCCATTGCCCGCGGCAGGGAAATGGGCCGCTTCCTGCTCGGTTCCACCGTGGTTCTGCTGTTCCCGAAGAACATGGTCGATTTCAATCGCGAATGGCGGCCGGAGCGGCTGGTGCAGTTGTGCGAGGCGATGGGTACGCGCCGCGCGTAA
- a CDS encoding VOC family protein, with amino-acid sequence MNVEPYLFFNGQCEEALEFYKSALGAEVTALMRFKDSPEPHPPGMLPPGSENKIMHSNFRIGDTTVMASDGMCTGEGVFQGFSLSISAENDAKAEQLFAALSDGGKVTMPMATTFFASRFGMLTDRFGVGWMVITGHD; translated from the coding sequence ATGAACGTAGAGCCGTATCTGTTTTTCAATGGGCAGTGTGAAGAAGCCCTGGAGTTTTATAAAAGTGCGCTTGGCGCCGAAGTCACGGCACTGATGCGTTTCAAGGATAGCCCCGAGCCGCATCCACCCGGCATGCTTCCGCCCGGCTCGGAAAACAAGATCATGCATTCAAACTTCCGCATCGGCGACACCACCGTGATGGCATCGGATGGCATGTGCACCGGAGAAGGTGTGTTCCAGGGTTTTTCATTGTCGATTTCTGCCGAGAACGATGCCAAGGCCGAACAGTTGTTCGCAGCGCTGTCCGACGGAGGAAAGGTCACCATGCCCATGGCGACCACCTTCTTTGCATCGCGCTTCGGCATGCTGACGGATCGCTTTGGCGTCGGCTGGATGGTCATCACCGGACACGATTAG
- a CDS encoding DUF2243 domain-containing protein: protein MSARNPSTSNRFPTAAGVYFGLGMVLLWRAVRRAHLWWSGKMLAGTMLTGFGLCNVVEGIIDHHILQLHHVNETVPPHQWVYWDIGFLVWGAAMLAGGWMLHRVQ, encoded by the coding sequence ATGAGTGCGCGCAATCCTTCGACATCCAATCGGTTTCCTACGGCGGCGGGAGTCTACTTCGGACTCGGCATGGTATTGCTCTGGCGCGCGGTGCGCCGCGCCCACTTGTGGTGGTCCGGAAAGATGCTGGCTGGGACCATGCTCACGGGCTTCGGATTGTGCAATGTCGTCGAGGGCATCATCGATCACCATATCCTGCAGCTGCATCACGTTAACGAAACCGTGCCGCCGCATCAATGGGTGTACTGGGATATCGGCTTCCTGGTCTGGGGCGCCGCAATGCTTGCCGGCGGATGGATGCTGCATCGCGTGCAATGA
- a CDS encoding M15 family metallopeptidase: MHSLHSHTATPIDDYESRVAEALAALGIPEAAVARTGLPFHREAAHLAIAETASDGEEHLLIPPAAAAWKEMKAEAGRDGIGLYVVSAYRDLASQSAIVREKMERGMPLATIFTLSAPPGYSEHHTGRAVDINTPGCVPREEPFEHTAAFGWLSDRAKDFGFVLSYPRHNASGFSYEPWHWYYT; this comes from the coding sequence ATGCATTCCCTTCATAGCCACACCGCGACCCCGATTGACGATTATGAAAGCAGGGTAGCCGAAGCGCTCGCTGCGCTCGGTATTCCTGAAGCTGCGGTAGCTCGAACGGGCTTGCCTTTTCACCGCGAAGCCGCGCATCTCGCGATTGCGGAAACCGCCTCCGACGGCGAAGAGCATTTGCTGATTCCACCGGCCGCCGCCGCCTGGAAGGAAATGAAAGCCGAAGCGGGCCGCGATGGCATCGGCTTGTATGTCGTGTCAGCCTATCGCGACCTCGCAAGCCAGTCGGCGATCGTGCGCGAAAAGATGGAACGCGGCATGCCGCTGGCGACCATCTTCACATTGAGCGCACCGCCCGGCTACAGCGAACACCACACCGGCCGCGCCGTCGATATCAATACGCCAGGCTGCGTACCGCGTGAAGAACCGTTTGAACATACCGCCGCATTTGGGTGGTTGTCGGATAGGGCAAAAGACTTCGGATTCGTGCTCTCCTATCCGCGACACAATGCCAGTGGTTTCAGCTACGAGCCTTGGCATTGGTATTACACTTGA
- a CDS encoding LysE family translocator, whose product MDATLFSLYFSALVAVYLLPGPDMALVVATGASRGVRMALVTSLGIALSRGMHVFMSGLGLAALMAAHPVLLDVVRWGGAAYLLFLAWQVLRADMRVDTTQGAEGSAASGFTRGLLTNLLNPKALMFCGLFLPQFVAPERGPVLLQFVWLGAILVAVGFAFDAIYAVLAARLSRRVRSASPFRKWLLPTVFVLLAGRLVAS is encoded by the coding sequence ATGGACGCCACCCTGTTTTCCCTCTATTTCTCCGCGCTGGTCGCCGTATATCTGCTGCCCGGCCCCGATATGGCACTGGTAGTCGCCACCGGCGCCAGTCGCGGCGTGCGCATGGCATTGGTGACCAGTCTTGGCATTGCCTTGTCGCGCGGTATGCATGTGTTCATGTCTGGTCTCGGCCTGGCTGCGTTGATGGCGGCGCATCCGGTGTTGCTCGATGTGGTGCGGTGGGGCGGCGCGGCTTATCTGCTCTTTCTTGCATGGCAGGTGCTAAGAGCTGACATGAGGGTCGACACGACGCAGGGCGCCGAAGGATCTGCAGCATCCGGCTTTACGCGCGGATTGCTGACCAACCTGCTCAATCCTAAGGCATTGATGTTTTGCGGGTTGTTCCTGCCGCAATTTGTGGCGCCGGAACGCGGCCCGGTACTGTTGCAGTTTGTGTGGCTGGGAGCGATTCTGGTCGCGGTTGGCTTTGCATTCGATGCCATCTATGCAGTATTGGCGGCCCGTCTGAGCCGCCGGGTCAGGTCGGCTTCGCCCTTCAGAAAATGGCTGTTGCCGACGGTGTTCGTGCTGCTTGCGGGGCGGCTGGTGGCAAGCTGA
- a CDS encoding HAD hydrolase-like protein, which produces MTSSELKYQLLVFDFDGTLADSFGFFIGVFDQLADRHGFRRIADEDIDRLRGYDARQIIRHVGIPLWKVPGVAKDFKAMMSKEIARVSLFDGISELLQALVAQGVHLAVLTSNSEENVRAVLGPSNAALFSRFECGATLFGKRGKLRRLVADSRVPRSRILCIGDETRDADAAFAEGIAFGAVAWGYTQLDTLKAKCPDLVFASVDDIPHQLGLRRDSV; this is translated from the coding sequence ATGACTTCTTCGGAACTGAAATATCAGCTGCTGGTCTTTGATTTCGACGGTACGCTTGCCGATTCCTTCGGTTTCTTCATTGGCGTCTTTGACCAGCTGGCCGACAGGCATGGTTTCCGGCGCATTGCGGACGAAGACATCGACAGACTGCGCGGTTACGATGCCAGGCAGATCATCCGGCACGTCGGCATTCCCTTGTGGAAGGTGCCCGGCGTGGCAAAGGACTTCAAGGCCATGATGTCGAAGGAAATTGCACGCGTATCCCTGTTCGACGGCATCAGCGAGCTGTTGCAGGCACTGGTTGCGCAAGGCGTACATCTGGCGGTGCTGACGTCGAATTCCGAAGAAAACGTGCGCGCTGTGTTGGGGCCGTCGAATGCCGCCCTGTTCAGCCGTTTCGAATGCGGCGCCACGCTGTTCGGTAAACGCGGAAAACTGCGGCGCCTGGTTGCCGACAGTCGCGTGCCGCGCAGCCGCATTCTGTGCATCGGCGATGAAACGCGCGACGCCGATGCCGCGTTCGCCGAAGGTATCGCCTTTGGCGCGGTCGCGTGGGGTTATACCCAGCTCGATACCCTGAAAGCCAAGTGTCCCGATCTGGTCTTTGCATCGGTCGACGATATTCCGCATCAGTTGGGATTGCGGCGCGACTCGGTATAG
- a CDS encoding EAL domain-containing protein has product MIANKFRHRNAWDLAKWPLLIVVAAILGWSILLTNLSLERKNAESFALRESAQLAQAYADHLTRAFDAVDQIAQHVRYEWKLSNGSLDLQKAKNDGLFPAPELVLVTIVNRDGKPLNSTVPFDPDVNVADREHFRVHKASDTDILYISQVIVGRVSRKPVIQFTRRIVDADGSFAGVVVVSVAPAFFAQAFNMNNIGSSGLLAMMGRDGEIRVSRIGDTLSAPDLPAIITRMPLDSEFGSRFYPGSGWFSDAQSRFIGWYALNRYPIIAVAGVDQQAVLASYRDSRGRALRAGAVATLAALALALLATIMADRLARARQQAESVRNAYRMATDVGNDGFFIFQAIHNDDGELVDLKLMDCNHRGAAMVGKERTELLGVHLSSLYPPSYFPSVLALGREAMAHGVYEDEYRTGPHNLARATWLHRKLLRSGDSIAVTLRDISDTKKHIEELERRGNEDALTTLHNRHWLHSYLPQALQRLAASDKQLALLFIDIDGFKAVNDALGHNAGDELLRIAASRLKSILRPQDNVVRLGGDEFLLILEDIETEADAAHVSTRVLEAFSKKFKLEKGVLELGVSIGISIFPKDGTVAETLLQNADVAMYSAKKSGKSQFRFYDRAFYAHLLERLEVERSLRLAIELDQFEMFYQPRVDMVSGRVCGLEALIRWHHPNNGLVNPVEFIGIAEETGLIKGLGKQVMEKVCAQIANWSSQHNFEVPVSINVSPQQFHDGSVHEFLTACLTRFHVPPRLVEIEVTESSMMGEESMVTREMESLQALGVKLLVDDFGTGYSSLAQLQRLDMDGLKIDRAFTSELGRTREGEVFVAAIVTMAHALGMRVVAEGVETEEQMAILKRLHCDEAQGYLVSRPVPATEIPALVSLAAG; this is encoded by the coding sequence TTGATCGCCAATAAATTTCGTCATCGCAATGCCTGGGATCTTGCAAAGTGGCCGCTGCTGATCGTGGTGGCGGCAATCCTTGGCTGGTCGATTTTATTGACCAACCTGAGCCTCGAAAGAAAAAACGCCGAATCGTTTGCCTTGCGCGAAAGTGCCCAGCTTGCCCAGGCATATGCCGACCATCTGACTCGTGCATTCGATGCGGTGGACCAGATTGCACAACATGTCCGCTATGAATGGAAACTGTCGAATGGTTCGCTCGATTTGCAGAAAGCCAAGAACGACGGCTTGTTTCCCGCACCTGAACTGGTACTGGTGACTATCGTTAATCGGGATGGGAAGCCGCTCAACAGTACGGTACCCTTCGATCCTGACGTCAATGTCGCAGATCGCGAGCATTTCCGCGTGCACAAGGCAAGCGACACGGATATTTTATATATCAGCCAAGTCATCGTCGGCCGCGTCTCACGCAAACCTGTCATACAGTTCACACGCCGGATTGTCGATGCCGATGGCAGTTTTGCGGGTGTGGTCGTGGTCTCGGTAGCGCCGGCATTCTTTGCCCAGGCGTTCAACATGAATAACATCGGTTCCAGCGGCTTGCTCGCGATGATGGGACGCGATGGCGAAATACGGGTATCGAGAATAGGCGACACCTTGTCGGCGCCCGATCTTCCCGCAATCATCACGAGAATGCCGCTGGATTCGGAATTCGGCAGCCGCTTCTACCCCGGGTCAGGTTGGTTTTCCGATGCGCAGAGCCGGTTTATCGGCTGGTACGCACTAAACCGCTATCCCATCATCGCAGTGGCCGGAGTCGATCAGCAGGCGGTCCTCGCTTCTTATCGTGATAGCCGTGGTAGGGCGCTCCGTGCAGGCGCGGTGGCAACGCTGGCCGCACTTGCGCTCGCATTACTGGCGACCATCATGGCGGACCGTCTGGCGCGCGCAAGGCAGCAAGCGGAATCGGTGCGCAATGCCTATCGCATGGCGACCGATGTGGGCAATGACGGCTTTTTCATATTTCAGGCGATCCACAACGACGACGGCGAGCTGGTGGATCTCAAATTAATGGACTGCAATCATCGCGGCGCCGCGATGGTGGGCAAGGAACGCACTGAACTGCTGGGCGTTCATCTTTCCTCGCTTTACCCGCCCTCGTATTTCCCGAGCGTTCTTGCGCTCGGCCGCGAAGCGATGGCGCACGGCGTATACGAAGACGAATACCGCACCGGGCCGCACAACCTGGCGCGCGCCACATGGCTGCACAGGAAGCTCTTGCGTTCGGGCGACAGTATCGCGGTCACGCTGCGCGACATCAGCGATACCAAGAAGCATATCGAGGAACTGGAGCGGCGCGGCAACGAAGATGCGCTGACTACCCTGCACAACCGGCATTGGCTGCATTCCTATCTTCCGCAGGCGCTGCAGCGTCTTGCCGCAAGCGACAAGCAGCTTGCGCTTCTGTTTATCGACATCGACGGTTTCAAGGCGGTCAACGACGCGCTCGGTCACAACGCCGGCGACGAATTGCTGCGTATCGCGGCTTCCCGCCTGAAATCGATTCTGCGCCCGCAAGATAATGTGGTCCGCCTCGGCGGCGACGAGTTTCTCCTGATTCTCGAAGACATAGAAACCGAAGCGGATGCCGCGCATGTATCCACCCGGGTGCTGGAAGCCTTCAGCAAGAAATTCAAGCTGGAAAAGGGAGTGCTCGAGCTTGGTGTGTCGATAGGCATCAGCATTTTTCCGAAGGACGGCACAGTCGCCGAAACCCTGCTGCAGAACGCGGATGTGGCGATGTACTCGGCGAAGAAGAGCGGCAAGTCGCAATTCCGTTTCTATGACCGCGCCTTTTACGCGCATCTGCTCGAGCGCCTGGAAGTCGAGCGAAGCCTGCGCCTGGCAATTGAACTCGATCAGTTTGAGATGTTTTACCAGCCTCGGGTGGACATGGTATCCGGCCGGGTGTGCGGACTGGAAGCACTGATCCGTTGGCATCACCCGAACAACGGGCTCGTCAATCCGGTGGAATTCATCGGCATCGCCGAAGAAACCGGCTTGATCAAGGGACTCGGCAAGCAGGTCATGGAAAAGGTTTGCGCGCAGATCGCCAATTGGTCGAGCCAGCACAACTTCGAAGTCCCGGTATCGATCAATGTCTCGCCTCAGCAATTTCATGACGGCTCGGTACATGAATTCCTCACTGCCTGCCTGACGCGGTTCCATGTTCCGCCTCGGCTGGTCGAGATCGAAGTGACCGAGTCGTCGATGATGGGCGAAGAATCCATGGTGACCAGGGAAATGGAATCGCTGCAGGCGCTCGGCGTCAAGCTGCTGGTCGATGACTTCGGCACCGGCTATTCCTCGCTCGCGCAATTGCAGCGCCTGGACATGGATGGTTTGAAGATCGACCGCGCATTCACCTCCGAACTCGGGCGAACCAGGGAAGGCGAAGTGTTCGTTGCGGCGATTGTCACCATGGCCCATGCACTGGGCATGCGCGTGGTGGCGGAAGGCGTCGAGACCGAGGAACAGATGGCGATATTGAAGCGCTTGCATTGCGACGAGGCGCAAGGCTATCTGGTGTCGCGTCCGGTGCCGGCTACCGAGATCCCGGCCCTGGTATCGCTGGCGGCGGGCTAG